Proteins found in one Nostoc sp. NIES-3756 genomic segment:
- the kdpA gene encoding potassium-transporting ATPase subunit KdpA has protein sequence MLPGWIQIALTLLIVVAITPFFGRYMARVYQEQRTFLDPILKPVERLLYALIGVSTKENMSGWQYARAILYSNIVMGVLIFFILMNQGWLPLNPTKIGAPTWDTALHTTISFITNTNQQHYSGETYLSYASQIWGLGYHMFTSAATGLAVGIAFIRGLTGRPLGNFYVDLIRSITRIFLPICIVGGIALMASGVPETLGGPVVFPTIENPNISQAIALGPVAHFEIIKQLGENGGGFFAINSAHPFENPNGLSNLIEVVAMLSIPTSLIYTYGLFANNKKQAWLAYGMVSVIFIAFVIINGIGEYNGNPAVNTLLGSTQPNLEGKEVRFGWAQSALFATATTATMTGAVNSLHDSFMPNGGFVTLSNMFLQIVWGGQGTGTAYLFAYLILAVFATGLMVGRTPEFLGRKIEKREVVLASFLILLVHPIAIMIPAGITLAFSEQLAGISNPGFHGLAQVIYEYASAAANNGSGFEGLGDSQPSPLATAAGAKPTITALWWNLSTCFSLLAGRYIPIIGLLLLADSISRKQKVPLTVGTLRTDTSLFTGVTAGVILILGALTFFPVLAFGPIGEAFWISKGIG, from the coding sequence ATGTTGCCAGGATGGATACAAATAGCCTTAACCTTACTAATTGTCGTAGCCATAACTCCCTTTTTTGGGCGATATATGGCGCGTGTATATCAAGAGCAGCGTACATTTCTTGACCCAATTCTCAAACCAGTTGAACGATTACTTTACGCTCTAATTGGCGTAAGTACCAAAGAAAATATGAGCGGCTGGCAGTATGCACGGGCAATTCTGTACAGCAATATAGTGATGGGGGTGCTGATATTTTTTATCTTAATGAATCAGGGATGGCTACCCCTCAACCCCACTAAAATAGGCGCACCAACTTGGGATACTGCACTGCACACAACTATTTCCTTCATTACTAACACTAACCAACAGCATTATTCAGGAGAAACCTATTTAAGTTATGCCAGTCAAATCTGGGGATTGGGGTATCATATGTTTACCTCAGCCGCCACTGGTTTAGCTGTGGGCATTGCCTTTATTCGTGGGTTAACTGGTAGACCTTTGGGTAATTTTTATGTAGACTTAATCCGCTCTATCACCAGAATATTTTTACCTATTTGTATTGTTGGTGGGATTGCTTTAATGGCATCTGGTGTACCAGAAACATTAGGAGGGCCAGTTGTATTTCCTACCATAGAAAATCCTAATATAAGTCAGGCGATCGCGCTTGGCCCTGTTGCCCATTTTGAAATCATCAAACAACTAGGAGAAAATGGCGGCGGCTTCTTTGCTATCAACTCAGCCCACCCATTTGAAAATCCCAACGGCTTGTCTAACTTAATAGAGGTTGTGGCGATGCTGTCAATTCCCACCTCCTTAATATATACCTACGGCTTATTTGCAAATAATAAAAAACAAGCGTGGTTAGCGTATGGGATGGTGAGTGTAATATTTATCGCCTTTGTCATAATTAACGGTATTGGCGAGTATAACGGTAATCCAGCAGTCAATACACTATTAGGAAGTACGCAACCAAATTTAGAAGGTAAAGAAGTCCGTTTTGGTTGGGCGCAGTCAGCGCTATTCGCCACAGCCACCACAGCCACAATGACGGGTGCAGTCAACAGTTTACATGATTCATTCATGCCCAACGGCGGCTTTGTTACCCTCTCAAATATGTTTTTGCAAATTGTTTGGGGTGGACAAGGTACAGGAACAGCATACTTATTTGCCTATCTAATTCTGGCAGTCTTCGCTACAGGCTTAATGGTCGGACGTACACCAGAATTTCTCGGACGTAAAATCGAAAAACGCGAAGTAGTCCTAGCCAGTTTCCTCATTCTCCTAGTCCACCCCATAGCCATCATGATTCCGGCGGGAATTACTCTAGCCTTTAGCGAACAACTAGCAGGAATTAGTAACCCCGGCTTCCACGGCTTGGCGCAAGTCATCTATGAATACGCCTCCGCCGCCGCCAACAACGGTTCTGGCTTTGAAGGCTTAGGAGATTCCCAACCTTCACCATTAGCCACTGCGGCTGGTGCAAAACCCACTATCACCGCCCTCTGGTGGAACCTTAGCACCTGTTTCAGCCTCCTCGCCGGGCGTTATATTCCCATCATCGGCTTACTGTTACTAGCAGATAGCATATCCCGCAAGCAAAAAGTTCCTTTAACAGTCGGTACATTACGCACCGACACCAGTTTATTTACAGGCGTAACAGCAGGCGTAATTTTAATTCTCGGCGCACTGACATTCTTTCCAGTTCTAGCATTCGGCCCCATTGGTGAAGCGTTCTGGATTAGCAAAGGTATTGGGTAA
- a CDS encoding potassium-transporting ATPase subunit F translates to MKSIRSSFSQSPIPKFKQKLPLFLFLAMCFNLVVAPVVYAATGEQFSHFQAWALGLLGLVTLSLSIYLFFVMFIPEKF, encoded by the coding sequence ATGAAATCGATTCGTTCGTCTTTTTCCCAATCTCCAATCCCCAAATTTAAGCAAAAACTGCCCTTATTTTTATTCTTGGCAATGTGTTTCAACCTTGTGGTTGCACCTGTTGTTTATGCGGCTACGGGAGAACAGTTTTCTCATTTCCAAGCTTGGGCTTTGGGGCTTTTAGGGTTGGTGACTTTGAGTCTTTCTATTTATCTATTTTTTGTGATGTTTATACCGGAGAAATTCTAA
- a CDS encoding sensor histidine kinase: MSMEFVTPADYVFGYLYTGPILLANFWLGRVGTLLTTVMAVSLTILNLVVPGGEIITTAIVADRAIASIALIVTGILSDRLRRSQEAIALTRAKLESQAELVRLREDFASTLTHDLKTPLLGAIETLKALQQEKFGVILPAQQPLLTTIIRSHKTSLQLLETLLDIYRNDTEGLHLDLMPVDLTSLAEEAATTLTELAANRRVHISFNYGDVGWRQSLWVQGDPLQLHRVLQNLLVNAINHSRRGDHVEVALETQASYQVVKILDTGAGIQPEQFPHLFARFYQGHSERQAKGSGLGLYLSRQIIAAHNGIIWAENRVPYGAMFAFKLPILPFPPSLTA, from the coding sequence ATGTCGATGGAGTTTGTTACGCCAGCAGATTATGTATTTGGCTATCTTTATACTGGGCCGATATTGTTAGCAAATTTTTGGTTGGGTAGAGTAGGAACTTTGCTGACAACAGTGATGGCTGTGAGTTTAACTATTTTGAATTTAGTAGTTCCTGGAGGAGAAATAATTACAACTGCTATAGTTGCTGATCGAGCGATCGCTTCTATCGCTTTGATTGTTACTGGTATTTTAAGCGATCGCCTGCGTCGTTCTCAAGAGGCGATCGCCCTCACCCGCGCTAAGTTGGAGTCACAAGCAGAGTTGGTGCGGTTGCGAGAAGATTTTGCTTCCACACTCACCCACGATTTAAAAACGCCACTTTTAGGTGCTATTGAAACTCTTAAGGCTTTACAACAGGAAAAATTCGGTGTCATACTCCCAGCACAGCAGCCACTATTGACCACAATTATCCGCTCTCATAAAACTTCTCTGCAACTCCTAGAAACCCTATTAGATATCTATCGCAATGATACAGAAGGTTTGCATTTAGATTTAATGCCTGTGGATTTAACCAGTTTGGCAGAAGAAGCCGCCACTACGCTGACAGAATTAGCAGCTAATCGCCGAGTTCATATATCGTTTAACTATGGTGATGTCGGTTGGCGGCAGAGTTTATGGGTGCAAGGTGATCCTCTACAATTGCACAGGGTATTACAGAATCTTCTAGTTAATGCTATCAATCATTCGCGTCGTGGCGATCACGTTGAGGTAGCTTTAGAAACACAAGCCTCTTATCAAGTGGTAAAAATTTTAGATACTGGTGCAGGTATCCAACCAGAACAATTTCCTCATTTATTTGCCAGGTTTTATCAAGGGCATAGTGAACGGCAAGCCAAAGGTTCAGGCTTAGGACTTTATCTATCGCGGCAAATTATCGCTGCGCATAACGGTATAATTTGGGCAGAGAATCGCGTTCCTTATGGTGCAATGTTTGCTTTTAAATTGCCCATTCTCCCATTTCCTCCTTCTCTGACTGCGTAA
- the kdpB gene encoding potassium-transporting ATPase subunit KdpB, with protein MTTINPSPSPRTPQGTRDSRRHTPKADMRGIYQRAIKESFVKLNPQYAVRNPVMFIVWVGTIVTFLVTLDPNLFGTVQANVNQQRLLNGLITLILFFTVLFANFAEAVAEGRGKAQADTLRTTRSDTPAKKILPDGSIETVNSTQLRRGDLVKVVANDMIPADGEVIQGLGSVDESAITGESAPVLKQPGTDIASSVTGGTRLLSDELTIRITADPGQGFIDRMISLVEGAERSKTPNEIALTVLLAVLTQVFLIVVATMPPFVNYIANFINTIFGAEAANSLRAGASIAILISLLVALIPTTIGGLLSAIGIAGMDRVAQFNVIATSGRAVEACGDINTLVLDKTGTITLGNRLADEFIPVNSYTVEDVARIARDASVFDETPEGRSIVQLAQRYQIEFDFPLNQAEGVEFSAKTRMSGTNLPNGKQVRKGAVDAIKGFVRSRGGSVGADVDAAYERVSRLGGTPLAVCQDDQIFGVIYLKDIVKPGLRERFDQLRRMGVRTVMLTGDNRITAGVIAEEAGVDDFIAEATPEDKISVIRSEQSQGKLVAMTGDGTNDAPALAQANVGLAMNSGTQAAKEAANMVDLDSDPTKLIDLVTIGKQLLITRGALTTFSIANDIAKYFAIIPTIFGAAGIGALNIMGLKSAQSAIISALIYNALIIPALIPIALKGVKFRPLTADQLLRRNILIYGLGGIIAPFVAIKLIDVVLPFS; from the coding sequence ATGACAACTATCAACCCATCCCCCTCACCCCGTACTCCCCAAGGAACTCGTGACTCCCGCAGACACACTCCCAAGGCAGATATGCGGGGCATTTACCAAAGAGCAATTAAAGAGTCATTTGTCAAGCTCAATCCTCAATATGCAGTCAGAAATCCAGTCATGTTTATTGTTTGGGTAGGGACAATTGTCACATTTTTAGTCACTCTTGACCCCAATTTATTCGGGACAGTCCAAGCCAATGTCAACCAGCAACGCTTATTAAATGGATTAATTACCTTAATTCTCTTTTTCACCGTCTTATTTGCCAATTTTGCCGAAGCTGTAGCCGAGGGACGCGGTAAAGCTCAAGCAGATACCTTAAGAACTACCCGTTCTGATACTCCTGCCAAAAAAATCTTACCCGATGGTTCTATAGAAACGGTTAATTCTACACAACTACGTCGGGGTGATTTAGTCAAAGTAGTTGCTAATGATATGATTCCCGCCGATGGAGAAGTAATACAAGGTCTTGGTTCAGTCGATGAGTCGGCAATTACTGGAGAGTCTGCACCAGTCCTCAAGCAACCCGGTACAGATATTGCTAGTTCTGTCACCGGAGGAACACGCCTCCTTTCCGATGAGTTGACAATTCGCATTACAGCCGATCCTGGGCAGGGTTTTATTGACAGGATGATTTCTCTTGTGGAAGGGGCGGAACGTTCTAAAACACCTAACGAGATTGCCCTAACAGTCTTACTTGCTGTACTCACACAGGTGTTCTTGATTGTAGTGGCAACTATGCCACCCTTTGTTAACTACATTGCCAACTTCATTAATACAATATTTGGCGCAGAGGCAGCAAACAGTTTACGTGCAGGTGCAAGTATTGCTATTCTCATTTCCCTACTGGTGGCTTTGATTCCTACAACTATTGGCGGTTTATTAAGTGCCATTGGGATTGCAGGGATGGATAGAGTCGCCCAATTTAATGTCATTGCTACTTCAGGACGAGCTGTCGAAGCCTGTGGGGATATTAATACTTTGGTATTGGATAAAACAGGTACTATTACCTTGGGAAATCGGCTGGCGGATGAGTTCATTCCTGTGAATAGCTATACAGTTGAAGATGTAGCACGTATCGCCAGAGATGCCAGTGTATTTGATGAAACCCCGGAAGGTAGATCAATTGTCCAACTTGCCCAAAGATACCAGATTGAGTTTGATTTTCCTCTCAATCAAGCCGAGGGTGTAGAATTTTCTGCCAAAACTCGGATGAGTGGCACTAATTTACCCAATGGTAAACAAGTTCGCAAGGGTGCAGTCGATGCTATTAAGGGGTTTGTCCGTTCCCGTGGTGGTTCAGTTGGGGCTGATGTTGATGCTGCTTATGAGCGTGTTTCTCGCTTGGGCGGTACGCCGTTAGCCGTCTGTCAAGATGACCAAATTTTTGGTGTGATTTATCTTAAAGATATCGTCAAGCCAGGTTTGCGAGAACGATTTGACCAACTGCGCCGCATGGGTGTACGTACTGTCATGTTGACAGGTGACAATCGAATTACAGCTGGTGTTATTGCCGAGGAAGCCGGAGTAGATGATTTCATTGCCGAAGCTACACCAGAGGACAAAATCAGTGTCATTCGCTCTGAACAGTCTCAGGGTAAGTTGGTAGCCATGACTGGAGATGGTACTAACGATGCACCTGCCCTTGCTCAAGCTAACGTGGGTTTAGCAATGAACTCTGGGACACAAGCTGCTAAAGAAGCTGCCAATATGGTGGATTTGGATTCCGATCCTACGAAATTAATTGATTTGGTAACTATTGGTAAGCAATTATTAATTACTCGTGGGGCTTTGACTACATTTTCTATTGCCAATGATATCGCTAAATATTTTGCAATTATTCCTACTATCTTTGGGGCTGCGGGAATTGGCGCATTGAATATTATGGGTTTGAAAAGCGCTCAATCTGCGATTATTTCGGCTTTGATTTATAACGCTTTGATTATTCCTGCTTTGATTCCCATTGCACTTAAGGGTGTAAAGTTTCGTCCTTTGACGGCAGATCAGTTATTAAGACGCAATATTTTGATTTATGGGTTGGGTGGGATTATTGCTCCTTTTGTGGCGATTAAGTTGATTGATGTTGTTTTGCCTTTTTCTTGA
- the kdpC gene encoding K(+)-transporting ATPase subunit C — MSFAREASRAIRSTFVLWVIAAVIYPFVMITLGQIVFPYQANGSLIKDSRGQVLGSALIGQPFTSDRYFNSRPSTTSYSTADPKKDDAKVLQTGVSGASNLAPSNSALIERIKNENLKSLNNVGIPPTADLVYTSGSSLDPHITPVAARAQIQRIAKARGLQAQQLENLINQNTDGRFLGIFGEPGVNIVKLNLALDKMKSASAY; from the coding sequence ATGAGTTTTGCACGCGAAGCAAGTAGGGCTATTCGTTCTACGTTTGTACTTTGGGTAATTGCTGCTGTTATTTATCCTTTTGTGATGATTACTTTGGGGCAGATTGTATTTCCCTATCAGGCAAATGGTAGCTTAATTAAAGATAGTCGGGGTCAAGTTTTGGGTTCTGCTTTAATTGGTCAACCATTTACAAGCGATCGCTATTTTAACTCCCGCCCCAGCACCACCAGCTACAGCACCGCCGATCCTAAAAAAGATGATGCTAAAGTCTTACAAACAGGGGTATCCGGCGCAAGTAACCTAGCACCCAGCAATTCGGCGTTAATTGAACGAATCAAAAATGAAAACTTAAAAAGCCTCAACAATGTAGGTATTCCACCTACCGCCGATTTAGTCTACACCTCTGGTTCTAGCCTTGACCCCCACATTACCCCAGTCGCCGCCAGGGCGCAAATACAGCGCATCGCCAAAGCACGGGGACTCCAAGCGCAGCAATTAGAAAATTTAATTAATCAAAATACTGATGGTCGTTTTTTGGGTATTTTCGGGGAACCGGGAGTCAATATTGTCAAATTGAATCTAGCTTTGGATAAGATGAAATCTGCTAGTGCTTACTGA
- a CDS encoding response regulator transcription factor, with translation MASHPVKILLVEDDELFRLGLRVRLEQETGLEIIAEAEDGETALDLIKQHPVDVVLLDVGLPGLGGVEACRQIKQQNPKLPILVLTSHSQKPLISKLIEVGAQGYCLKGIAAEKLLLALRSVAVGASWWDETATREIRSSIEESQSQGATNLSKSPNLLTGRELEILSLLAEGKTNQEIALALYISPGTVRVHVHTILHKLEVSDRHQAVVVALQKQLIKSSNG, from the coding sequence ATGGCTTCTCATCCTGTGAAAATTTTGTTGGTTGAAGATGACGAACTCTTTCGCTTAGGCTTACGTGTGCGGTTAGAACAAGAGACGGGTTTAGAAATTATTGCTGAGGCGGAAGATGGCGAAACAGCCCTTGATTTAATTAAGCAACACCCTGTAGATGTGGTGTTATTAGATGTAGGCTTACCAGGACTTGGAGGTGTTGAAGCTTGCAGACAAATTAAGCAGCAAAACCCCAAATTACCCATTTTGGTTTTGACTTCCCATTCTCAAAAACCCCTAATTTCTAAGTTAATTGAAGTAGGCGCTCAAGGCTATTGTCTTAAAGGAATTGCTGCGGAAAAATTATTATTAGCACTGCGTTCGGTGGCTGTTGGTGCTTCTTGGTGGGATGAAACTGCAACTAGAGAGATTCGTTCTTCTATTGAGGAGAGTCAGTCCCAAGGGGCAACTAACCTCAGCAAATCACCTAATCTTTTAACTGGGCGTGAATTGGAAATTTTGTCTTTGTTAGCTGAGGGTAAGACAAATCAAGAAATTGCGCTAGCACTATACATCAGTCCAGGTACAGTTAGGGTTCATGTTCACACCATTTTACATAAGTTAGAGGTGAGCGATCGCCACCAAGCTGTGGTCGTTGCCTTACAAAAACAGTTAATTAAATCTAGCAATGGGTAA
- a CDS encoding NupC/NupG family nucleoside CNT transporter yields MERAISALGILLFIGISYALSVQRDAVRWRTVAWGLGLEFVFALIILKTPWGLNVFKTLGDTISNFLSFSDVGAKFVFGDNYKDHLFAFQVLPTIIFFSAFISVTYHYGILQRVVNMLAWVMMKTMKTSGSESLSCAGNIFLGPTESALMVKPYVANMTLSEIHAVMTGGFATIAGGVLGAYLSFGIPPEHLIAAFFMTAPTSLVVSKLLYPEMEVSATALKVQMDVETNYVNVIDAATSGAIDGVKLAVNVGVMIIAFLGLLAVVNALLGWLGSFVNLPQLSLEWILSFIMAPIAFFMGVPWADCAQVGALLGKKTILNEFIAYVDLGNLIKSGKISPRGVIIATYALCNFANIGSIGITIGGMTGMAPQRQHDFARMGVRSMIGGLLASFITACIAGILI; encoded by the coding sequence ATGGAACGCGCCATTTCTGCCTTAGGAATTTTATTATTCATTGGTATCTCCTACGCCCTCTCAGTTCAGCGTGATGCAGTACGTTGGCGCACAGTAGCCTGGGGATTAGGTTTAGAGTTTGTCTTTGCCTTGATAATTCTCAAAACACCTTGGGGATTGAACGTTTTTAAAACTTTAGGTGATACAATCAGCAACTTTCTCTCATTTTCCGATGTGGGAGCGAAATTTGTCTTTGGCGATAACTATAAAGATCATCTATTCGCCTTTCAGGTACTGCCGACAATTATCTTCTTTTCCGCCTTCATTAGTGTGACGTACCATTATGGCATCTTGCAAAGAGTAGTAAATATGCTGGCGTGGGTAATGATGAAGACCATGAAAACCTCCGGTTCCGAGTCTCTATCTTGTGCCGGCAACATTTTTTTAGGGCCGACAGAATCAGCACTCATGGTAAAACCCTACGTAGCCAACATGACACTATCAGAAATCCATGCCGTGATGACTGGAGGCTTTGCAACCATAGCTGGTGGTGTATTGGGGGCTTATCTTTCCTTTGGGATTCCTCCAGAACATCTAATAGCTGCCTTTTTTATGACGGCTCCCACTTCATTAGTAGTATCAAAATTACTTTATCCAGAAATGGAAGTATCGGCAACGGCGCTTAAAGTGCAGATGGATGTAGAAACCAATTATGTGAATGTGATTGATGCTGCTACTAGCGGGGCTATAGACGGTGTGAAGTTAGCAGTTAATGTTGGGGTAATGATTATCGCTTTCTTGGGATTACTAGCCGTAGTTAATGCCCTACTAGGATGGCTAGGTTCCTTTGTTAATTTGCCACAATTATCTTTAGAATGGATTTTATCTTTTATTATGGCTCCGATTGCCTTTTTCATGGGTGTACCTTGGGCTGATTGCGCTCAAGTGGGGGCGCTACTAGGTAAAAAAACTATCTTGAATGAGTTTATAGCTTATGTAGATTTAGGAAATTTAATTAAAAGTGGGAAAATTTCCCCTAGAGGCGTAATTATTGCCACTTATGCCTTGTGTAACTTTGCAAATATTGGTTCAATTGGGATTACCATTGGGGGTATGACTGGTATGGCTCCCCAACGTCAACATGACTTTGCACGTATGGGTGTAAGAAGTATGATTGGCGGATTATTAGCTAGTTTTATTACTGCCTGTATTGCTGGGATACTAATTTAG
- a CDS encoding glycoside hydrolase family 10 protein, translated as MVSTTTRFSDTQNHWASLFIEALSKRRILNGYADGTFRPNNPVNRAEFAAIIAAVFNLSVKRQYINFTDIPANFWAAGAIKKAYETGFLSGFPDKTFRPGNQISRGDVLVSLVNGLEMSSKIQPDLLDRLPQIYQDAASIPGYGRNQIAIATSAGLVASFPNTKLLNFGNAATRGDVAAIIYQALVYLGQAEKIPSAYLVVPPTSTSTVRVSHTREFRGAWITTVWNSDWPSKAGLSTTQQQEELVAILTRLQQLNFNAVILQVRPEGDALYASELEPWSAWLTGTQGKAPEPFYDPLQFAIAEAHKRNLEVHAWFNPYRAKTTIKSGSNVRPHIAVTNPEVVYQWGNQLWMDPGIKIVQDRAYNVIIDVVRRYDIDAVHLDDYFYPYPIQGQSFPDNKTYAAYKSAGGQLSLNDWRRQNVDQMVLRLSQGIKATKPDVKFGISPFGIYRPGQPPGITGLDAYSVLYADAKKWLEQGWVDYLAPQLYWRTDQTQQSYPVLLKWWTEINSQQRHIYAGNNLGQLDGKAWKSEEIEKQVKISRNQAADLSLGNIFFSVGSIIENRQDISDTFQNSLYNRPALVPTMPWRSTTALPPPKELQVNNRRLSWQPGDNQPVRSWTLYRQSDANWTLQRVLSAGTTFATVQPGTYAVCAVDRLGNESQGVVISVS; from the coding sequence ATGGTATCTACTACTACACGCTTCTCGGATACTCAAAACCATTGGGCAAGTTTATTCATTGAAGCTTTATCAAAACGGCGGATTTTGAATGGCTATGCTGATGGGACTTTTCGTCCTAATAATCCAGTTAACCGTGCTGAGTTCGCCGCCATAATTGCCGCCGTCTTTAATCTATCAGTCAAACGTCAGTATATCAATTTTACGGATATTCCTGCCAATTTTTGGGCGGCTGGTGCAATTAAAAAAGCTTACGAAACCGGATTTTTAAGTGGTTTCCCTGATAAAACCTTCCGACCAGGTAATCAAATTTCCAGGGGTGATGTTTTAGTATCTCTAGTCAATGGCTTGGAAATGTCCAGCAAAATTCAACCAGATTTACTAGACAGATTGCCACAAATATACCAAGATGCAGCTAGTATTCCAGGTTATGGCAGAAATCAAATTGCGATCGCCACTAGTGCAGGTTTAGTTGCTAGCTTTCCCAATACCAAATTACTCAATTTTGGTAATGCGGCTACCCGTGGTGATGTAGCCGCAATTATCTATCAAGCTTTAGTCTATCTCGGTCAAGCAGAAAAGATTCCCTCTGCTTATTTAGTTGTACCGCCAACATCTACATCAACTGTCAGAGTCAGCCATACCAGAGAGTTTCGCGGCGCTTGGATAACCACAGTGTGGAATAGTGACTGGCCTTCCAAAGCTGGACTCTCAACAACTCAACAGCAAGAGGAGTTGGTAGCAATTCTTACCAGGTTGCAACAGTTAAATTTCAACGCCGTAATTTTGCAAGTGCGTCCAGAAGGGGATGCTTTGTATGCTTCTGAATTGGAACCTTGGAGTGCTTGGTTGACTGGTACACAAGGTAAAGCCCCAGAACCATTTTATGACCCCTTGCAGTTTGCGATCGCCGAAGCCCACAAACGCAACCTAGAAGTTCATGCTTGGTTCAACCCCTACCGCGCCAAAACTACTATCAAAAGTGGGTCTAACGTCCGTCCCCATATAGCTGTAACTAACCCAGAAGTAGTTTATCAATGGGGGAATCAATTGTGGATGGATCCAGGCATAAAAATTGTTCAAGATAGGGCTTATAACGTCATCATCGATGTTGTGCGTCGCTACGATATAGATGCAGTCCACCTCGATGACTATTTCTATCCCTATCCCATTCAAGGACAGTCTTTCCCCGATAATAAAACTTACGCCGCCTACAAGTCAGCAGGTGGACAACTTAGCTTAAACGACTGGCGACGACAAAATGTAGATCAAATGGTGCTGCGTCTATCCCAAGGCATTAAAGCTACAAAACCTGATGTAAAATTTGGTATCAGTCCCTTTGGCATATATCGTCCTGGACAACCACCAGGAATCACAGGCTTAGATGCCTATAGTGTATTGTATGCTGACGCGAAGAAATGGTTAGAGCAAGGCTGGGTAGATTATTTAGCACCCCAACTATACTGGCGGACTGACCAAACCCAGCAGAGTTACCCCGTACTGTTGAAATGGTGGACAGAAATTAATTCCCAACAACGACATATTTATGCAGGCAATAATCTTGGACAACTCGACGGCAAAGCTTGGAAGAGTGAAGAAATAGAAAAGCAAGTCAAAATCAGCCGCAACCAAGCAGCAGACTTATCATTAGGTAATATCTTCTTTAGTGTCGGTTCCATCATTGAAAACCGCCAAGACATCTCCGACACCTTCCAAAACTCACTATACAATAGACCAGCTTTAGTCCCTACAATGCCCTGGCGCAGTACAACAGCACTCCCTCCACCAAAAGAACTGCAAGTCAACAACCGCAGACTCAGTTGGCAACCAGGAGATAACCAACCTGTGCGTTCTTGGACACTTTACCGCCAAAGTGATGCTAATTGGACACTACAGCGAGTGTTGTCAGCAGGTACAACATTCGCCACAGTCCAACCAGGAACCTATGCTGTATGTGCAGTAGATAGGTTAGGAAATGAAAGTCAAGGTGTAGTTATTAGTGTTAGTTGA